A stretch of Telopea speciosissima isolate NSW1024214 ecotype Mountain lineage chromosome 11, Tspe_v1, whole genome shotgun sequence DNA encodes these proteins:
- the LOC122646598 gene encoding uncharacterized protein LOC122646598 isoform X2 has protein sequence MATSCTSVTGGSYFKTCELQSTKLSSLGHPPRVAYQKKLNQSGSNRRLSVRAEYSDGGRGGGGDFIAGFLLGGAVFGTVAYIFAPQIRRAVLNEDEYGFRKARRPIYYDDGLEKTRQTLNTKISQLNSAIDNVSSRLRGGNNAVKEPMENDEEVEATM, from the exons ATGGCGACTTCTTGCACTTCGGTGACTG GTGGATCTTATTTCAAGACTTGTGAACTCCAGTCAACGAAGCTCAGTTCTTTAGGGCACCCACCTAGAGTGGCATATCAAAAGAAATTGAATCAGTCTGGATCCAATCGTAGATTATCTGTTCGTGCAGA atataGTGAtggtggtagaggtggtggCGGTGATTTTATTGCTGGGTTCCTTCTAGGAGGTGCTGTGTTTGGAACAGTGGCATATATCTTCGCTCcgcag ATTAGGAGAGCTGTTctaaatgaagatgaatatGGATTCCGGAAGGCTAGGCGACCAATATATTATGATGACGGCCTCGAG AAGACCAGGCAGACCTTGAATACAAAAATAAGCCAACTCAATTCAGCCATTGACAACGTCTCATCAAGGTTGAGAGGTGGAAATAATGCTGTCAAGGAACCAATGGAAAACGATGAAGAAGTTGAGGCTACCATGTAG
- the LOC122646598 gene encoding uncharacterized protein LOC122646598 isoform X1, whose amino-acid sequence MATSCTSVTGGSYFKTCELQSTKLSSLGHPPRVAYQKKLNQSGSNRRLSVRAEYNDGGRGGGGDFIAGFLLGGAVFGTVAYIFAPQIRRAVLNEDEYGFRKARRPIYYDDGLEKTRQTLNTKISQLNSAIDNVSSRLRGGNNAVKEPMENDEEVEATM is encoded by the exons ATGGCGACTTCTTGCACTTCGGTGACTG GTGGATCTTATTTCAAGACTTGTGAACTCCAGTCAACGAAGCTCAGTTCTTTAGGGCACCCACCTAGAGTGGCATATCAAAAGAAATTGAATCAGTCTGGATCCAATCGTAGATTATCTGTTCGTGCAGAATACAA TGAtggtggtagaggtggtggCGGTGATTTTATTGCTGGGTTCCTTCTAGGAGGTGCTGTGTTTGGAACAGTGGCATATATCTTCGCTCcgcag ATTAGGAGAGCTGTTctaaatgaagatgaatatGGATTCCGGAAGGCTAGGCGACCAATATATTATGATGACGGCCTCGAG AAGACCAGGCAGACCTTGAATACAAAAATAAGCCAACTCAATTCAGCCATTGACAACGTCTCATCAAGGTTGAGAGGTGGAAATAATGCTGTCAAGGAACCAATGGAAAACGATGAAGAAGTTGAGGCTACCATGTAG